Within the Candidatus Bathyarchaeota archaeon genome, the region AGGTGGCACAGATGGCACAGGTCAGATACCCCAGCGTAAAATCGGTGAATCATTAATTTTAGACGGGTATAGTACACGTGTGCCAAGTGTGCCATGTGTGCCAGATAATCAACCCTTGGTTTTAGCTAAAGACTGCGTTCACTTTCATAAAGCAAGTTGCATGCATCCTAACCCGAATTGTTTAACGCCGCTGTTTAATTGTCCAGATACGTGCCGCGGCTTTAAGCCATACGGAGAGGTTGATGCTGCGTGACTTTTGTGAAAGCTGGGTATTTGATGTTGGCGGGTGGCGGCAAATCGCTGAAAATTCAGTTGCGGGGCGGTGAGGTGTTGTTTGTTGCTGTTGCGGATGTGCAGCGTGCACTTAGGGAGCCAAAATTCGCGGCTGTCATAGTAAAAATGCAGGGAGAGCGTTGAACATGGTGGAAGCTGCTGCCTTAACACAGTGTCCGCAGTGTGGATGTGCGCGTCTTTTCAAAGATGGTTTACGTTATTTGGCGGATGGCAGCAGCGTACAGCGCTGGTTGTGCCGAGAATGCGGTTACAGGTTTTCAGAGGCTTCCACGTACACACGTGGTAAAGGCTTAAATACGGTTTTCCGAGAAAATAGGAATCGCCAAATAAGCGCTCTCTTAGAGGATGCGAAAAATTTGGATACTGCAACCGAAACCAAGACGGTTGCGGGAGAACCACAACAATTTGACGCCAAAGGCAAAATCCTAAGCTACCTATTCCACATGAAAAAACAAGGACTCAGCGAAACAACCATAACCAACACCAACAACAAACTAACCCAACTCTCAAAACTATGCAACATAAACGACCCAGAAGCCGTGAAAGAAGCACTCAGCAAAAAAGCCATAAAACCAAACAGCAAAGCCGCATACGTAGTTGCCTACAATGGCTTCCTAAAGTGGCAAGGCAAAACATGGGAAGCGCCGAGATACCAATTCGTTCAACCAATACCCTTCATACCACTTGAATGCGAAATAGACGCTTTAATCGCTGGAACAGGAAAAACCACTTCCGCCGTGCTGTTGCTGCTCAAAGAAACAGGCATGCGCATCGGTGAAGCGTTGCGGCTTGAATGGACAGACATAAACACAGAAAACAACACGATAACGCTTAACAAGACAGAGAAGCATGGCAGACCAAGAATGTTCAAAGTTTCAGCAAGACTAATCGGCGTGTTGGAAGCGTTGCCTAAGAAAAGTGAAAAAGTATTCGGCGGCGCTGACGTGAGAAACAAGATACGGCTACTCAAGCAGCAACGGACATTCTTAGCCAAGAAACTTAACAACCCGAGACTGGAAAAAATCACCTACCACACGATAAGACACTGGAAAGGCACTATGGAATACCACAAGACACACGACCCCGACCACGTGAAGCGGCTACTCGGACACCGCAATCTCCAAAGCACCGAGATATACATCAACATGGAGCAGGCTTGTTTCAGC harbors:
- a CDS encoding tyrosine-type recombinase/integrase, which encodes MVEAAALTQCPQCGCARLFKDGLRYLADGSSVQRWLCRECGYRFSEASTYTRGKGLNTVFRENRNRQISALLEDAKNLDTATETKTVAGEPQQFDAKGKILSYLFHMKKQGLSETTITNTNNKLTQLSKLCNINDPEAVKEALSKKAIKPNSKAAYVVAYNGFLKWQGKTWEAPRYQFVQPIPFIPLECEIDALIAGTGKTTSAVLLLLKETGMRIGEALRLEWTDINTENNTITLNKTEKHGRPRMFKVSARLIGVLEALPKKSEKVFGGADVRNKIRLLKQQRTFLAKKLNNPRLEKITYHTIRHWKGTMEYHKTHDPDHVKRLLGHRNLQSTEIYINMEQACFSESDQQYHVKLAKTIDEACKLLEVGFEFVCDMDGAKLFRKRK